From Actinosynnema mirum DSM 43827, a single genomic window includes:
- a CDS encoding alkaline phosphatase family protein encodes MNRPRLVVCCVDGGVAPVVREHGLFDPGRWSPTRAATPATPLTSVFPSSTAPAHASFLTGAHPERHGVVGNRFWSGEPVAEVLRRRADPVETLHPYERTSLLTGSLLDWFAERGASVAAVHFPQTFSRSEPGIPALHCLYAPARRLVVPLTTSADGVRAGSTGTTYFQHPLRLDVRAEGDRFRVSAAHGPALRLDVGATGRLDTTNPLGRLSFALTPVRAESDRVELAVGTCVLVLPFGGLAPGVLGGPGPASLDVSYPANPDHDFHESPRADWVARAALEVLERHDPDVLLVRFNQADHAQEFLGWHATRADPATRSSARGQITDAYHQIDAGARLIAEAVGPDADLVFFSDHGIDWVETHLRPNAVLDALGLADRLVFQGDSNCAFLYGDAPPQPGELAAITSGLAELGVGVLDADALRAWRLPVGGPRIGHLVVTCGAHTEFQYGDGPATGAVRSASHGHLPTDPAMSGFFRMSGPGAAGLAPPEHLVDAASVVRAIWCARRGGDPT; translated from the coding sequence ACCCGCGCGGCGACCCCGGCCACGCCGCTCACGTCGGTCTTCCCGTCGTCCACCGCGCCCGCGCACGCCTCGTTCCTGACCGGCGCGCACCCCGAGCGGCACGGCGTGGTGGGCAACCGGTTCTGGTCCGGCGAACCGGTCGCCGAGGTGCTGCGGCGGCGCGCCGACCCGGTCGAGACGCTGCACCCGTACGAGCGGACCTCGCTGCTGACCGGGTCGCTGCTGGACTGGTTCGCCGAGCGCGGGGCCTCCGTCGCGGCGGTGCACTTCCCGCAGACCTTCAGCCGCTCCGAACCGGGAATCCCGGCGCTGCACTGCCTCTACGCGCCCGCGCGGCGGCTCGTCGTCCCGCTGACCACCTCCGCCGACGGCGTCCGCGCCGGGAGCACGGGCACCACGTACTTCCAGCACCCGCTGCGCCTGGACGTGCGCGCGGAGGGCGACCGGTTCCGGGTGAGCGCCGCGCACGGCCCCGCGCTGCGGCTGGACGTCGGAGCCACCGGGCGGCTCGACACCACGAACCCGTTGGGGCGCCTGTCCTTCGCGCTCACCCCGGTGCGCGCCGAGAGCGACCGCGTCGAGCTGGCCGTGGGCACCTGCGTGCTCGTGCTGCCGTTCGGCGGGCTCGCCCCCGGCGTCCTCGGCGGTCCCGGCCCCGCGTCGCTCGACGTCTCCTACCCCGCCAACCCGGACCACGACTTCCACGAGTCCCCGCGCGCCGACTGGGTCGCCCGCGCCGCGCTGGAGGTGCTGGAGCGGCACGACCCCGACGTCCTGCTGGTCCGGTTCAACCAGGCCGACCACGCCCAGGAGTTCCTCGGCTGGCACGCCACCAGGGCAGATCCGGCGACGAGGTCGTCGGCACGCGGGCAGATCACCGACGCCTACCACCAGATCGACGCCGGGGCGCGGCTGATCGCCGAGGCGGTCGGGCCCGACGCCGACCTCGTCTTCTTCTCCGACCACGGCATCGACTGGGTCGAGACCCACCTGCGCCCCAACGCCGTCCTGGACGCGCTGGGACTGGCCGACCGCCTGGTGTTCCAGGGCGACAGCAACTGCGCGTTCCTCTACGGCGACGCCCCGCCCCAACCCGGCGAGCTGGCCGCGATCACCTCGGGGCTGGCCGAGCTGGGCGTGGGGGTGCTCGACGCGGACGCCCTGCGCGCGTGGCGGCTCCCGGTCGGCGGACCACGCATCGGCCACCTCGTCGTCACCTGCGGCGCGCACACCGAGTTCCAGTACGGGGACGGGCCCGCGACCGGGGCGGTGCGCTCCGCCTCGCACGGCCACCTGCCCACCGACCCGGCCATGAGCGGGTTCTTCCGCATGTCCGGCCCCGGCGCGGCTGGCCTCGCCCCGCCCGAGCACCTGGTCGACGCGGCCTCGGTGGTCCGGGCGATCTGGTGCGCCCGCCGGGGAGGCGATCCCACGTGA
- a CDS encoding ABC transporter ATP-binding protein, which translates to MSDPAYELHEVTKSFKGKETPVNDRISLTVARGEFFGLLGSNGAGKSTLIKQMVGLLRSDSGTVRFLGRPVPGNHAFTSARLGYMPQSAFALNNLTVAEAVYYTAHLRGTPTREARRQRDELVERLELVPLRDKVARQLSGGERRLLQLAVALVTDPPVLILDEPTNELDPARRRQVWALLREANRERGRTIVLITHNALEAEQVIERVGIMSGGRMVALGRPGELKSRVAGSFRLDVTFREEGGRALPDYVVVESRHRDRVTAHVAAADVARLTADLAPESVLEFRLQSATLEDVYLDHVR; encoded by the coding sequence GTGAGCGACCCGGCGTACGAGCTGCACGAGGTCACGAAGTCCTTCAAGGGCAAGGAAACCCCCGTCAACGACCGGATCTCGCTCACCGTCGCCCGAGGCGAGTTCTTCGGCCTGCTCGGCAGCAACGGCGCGGGCAAGAGCACCCTGATCAAGCAGATGGTCGGCCTGCTGCGCAGCGACTCCGGCACCGTCCGGTTCCTCGGCCGCCCGGTGCCGGGCAACCACGCGTTCACCAGCGCCCGGCTCGGGTACATGCCGCAGAGCGCGTTCGCCCTCAACAACCTCACCGTCGCCGAGGCGGTCTACTACACCGCCCACCTGCGCGGGACGCCCACCCGCGAGGCCAGGCGGCAGCGCGACGAGCTCGTGGAGCGGCTGGAGCTCGTCCCCCTGCGGGACAAGGTCGCCCGCCAGCTCTCCGGCGGCGAGCGGCGGCTGCTCCAGCTGGCCGTGGCGCTGGTGACCGACCCGCCGGTGCTCATCCTGGACGAGCCCACCAACGAGCTGGACCCCGCGCGCAGGCGGCAGGTGTGGGCGCTGCTGCGCGAGGCCAACCGGGAGCGCGGCCGGACGATCGTGCTGATCACGCACAACGCGCTGGAGGCCGAGCAGGTGATCGAGCGGGTCGGGATCATGAGCGGCGGCCGGATGGTCGCGCTCGGCAGGCCCGGCGAGCTGAAGAGCCGCGTGGCGGGCAGCTTCCGGCTCGACGTGACCTTCCGCGAGGAGGGCGGCAGGGCGCTGCCGGACTACGTCGTGGTGGAGAGCAGGCACCGCGACCGCGTCACCGCGCACGTGGCCGCCGCCGACGTCGCCCGCCTCACCGCGGACCTCGCGCCGGAGAGCGTCCTGGAGTTCCGACTGCAGTCCGCGACCTTGGAAGACGTGTACCTGGACCATGTCCGCTGA
- a CDS encoding ABC transporter permease produces MSAEPSPPGFPRSTWDLFRVQLSNWRWSWPQMVLTGMLAPVVTLGALGTFARGSGEVATGYVLTGSMTMALLFETQNKVAANFAFLRHTGAFDFYASLPVRREALVLASVAAFGLLALPALVLTAVLGVLVLDVRLSVSPLVVPAAVLAVLPFAGLGAWIGSRSRALEEASSVSLAVTLVLVALGPVTIPPELLPDWLVLVGRLNPATYASSLLRHSLLGPVGAGALVDVGVLVGFAVLVWLLTRRHVRWRDA; encoded by the coding sequence ATGTCCGCTGAGCCGAGCCCGCCGGGATTCCCGCGGAGCACCTGGGACCTGTTCCGCGTCCAGCTGTCCAACTGGCGCTGGTCGTGGCCGCAGATGGTGCTCACCGGGATGCTCGCGCCCGTGGTCACCCTGGGCGCGCTGGGCACGTTCGCCAGGGGAAGCGGGGAGGTCGCGACCGGGTACGTGCTCACCGGGAGCATGACGATGGCGCTGCTGTTCGAGACGCAGAACAAGGTGGCGGCGAACTTCGCGTTCCTGCGGCACACCGGGGCGTTCGACTTCTACGCGTCGCTGCCGGTGCGGCGGGAGGCGCTGGTGCTGGCCTCGGTGGCGGCGTTCGGGCTGCTGGCGCTGCCCGCGCTGGTGCTCACGGCCGTGCTGGGGGTGCTGGTGCTGGACGTGCGGTTGTCGGTGTCGCCGCTGGTGGTCCCGGCCGCGGTGCTGGCGGTGCTGCCGTTCGCGGGGCTCGGGGCGTGGATCGGCAGCCGGTCGCGGGCGCTGGAGGAGGCGTCGTCGGTGAGCCTGGCGGTGACGCTGGTGCTGGTCGCGCTCGGCCCGGTCACCATCCCGCCCGAACTGCTGCCGGACTGGCTGGTGCTGGTGGGGCGGCTGAACCCGGCGACGTACGCCTCGTCCCTGCTGCGGCACAGCCTGCTCGGGCCGGTCGGGGCCGGGGCGCTGGTCGACGTCGGGGTGCTCGTGGGGTTCGCGGTCCTGGTCTGGCTGCTGACGCGGCGGCACGTGCGCTGGCGCGACGCCTAG
- a CDS encoding acyl carrier protein, producing MTEERFAEMFREAVVEVMGEGPPDGVGMDTPLADLHMDSLSQVEVISRLESETGVRVPNDRLTGISTPRDLLAVLQAG from the coding sequence GTGACGGAGGAGCGGTTCGCGGAGATGTTCCGGGAGGCGGTCGTGGAGGTCATGGGGGAGGGGCCGCCGGACGGGGTGGGCATGGACACGCCGCTGGCGGACCTGCACATGGACTCGCTGTCGCAGGTCGAGGTGATCAGCAGGCTGGAGTCGGAGACGGGCGTCCGGGTGCCGAACGACCGGTTGACCGGCATCAGCACGCCGCGCGACCTGCTCGCGGTGCTCCAGGCGGGGTGA
- a CDS encoding phosphatase PAP2 family protein, whose protein sequence is MAPWDAGLSERICASRAGDAALDSLFRVISALGNPAPVTGLAVLSCCCALLLGRSSAGLVLLAVPWLASLACGALKDVVTRPRPGFGCVAAAQTGFSFPSAHAVSATTGLLLVALVLPAAVLPVAVLPAAVFPPGVLPAGVVPARGFPGGALPAGGRAAAVLPGAGVVAAARPVGGLAPAGCAAAARPAARPAARPAASVPALAVVLALVLAEAVSFSRVALGAHYLTDVLVGQAFGAVWAWVGVRALVVTGAGSRGPTARRT, encoded by the coding sequence GTGGCGCCGTGGGACGCGGGGCTGAGCGAGCGGATCTGCGCGTCCCGAGCCGGTGACGCGGCGCTGGACTCGCTCTTCCGGGTGATCAGCGCGCTGGGTAACCCCGCGCCGGTCACGGGACTGGCGGTTCTGTCGTGCTGCTGTGCTTTACTGCTGGGGCGGTCGTCCGCCGGGCTTGTGCTGCTCGCCGTGCCCTGGCTCGCCTCGCTCGCGTGCGGTGCGCTCAAGGACGTGGTCACCAGACCACGGCCCGGTTTCGGGTGCGTGGCCGCCGCGCAGACGGGGTTCAGCTTCCCCAGCGCGCACGCGGTCAGCGCGACGACGGGCCTGCTGCTCGTCGCCCTGGTGCTGCCCGCTGCGGTGCTGCCTGTCGCGGTGCTCCCGGCTGCGGTGTTTCCACCCGGGGTGCTCCCGGCTGGGGTGGTTCCTGCCAGGGGGTTCCCTGGTGGGGCGCTGCCCGCTGGGGGCCGCGCTGCTGCCGTGCTTCCCGGTGCCGGAGTCGTCGCTGCCGCACGTCCGGTTGGCGGCCTCGCCCCTGCCGGGTGTGCCGCTGCCGCACGTCCCGCCGCACGTCCTGCCGCACGTCCCGCCGCGTCGGTCCCAGCGCTCGCCGTCGTGCTCGCCCTGGTGCTCGCGGAGGCGGTGTCGTTCTCGCGGGTCGCCCTGGGCGCTCACTACCTGACCGACGTGCTGGTCGGTCAGGCGTTCGGGGCGGTCTGGGCGTGGGTCGGGGTGCGCGCGCTGGTGGTCACGGGCGCAGGTTCTCGCGGGCCCACTGCGCGAAGGACGTGA